TTTATTGAGTACATCAATATTAAAGTTTATTCAAAAGTCATGGCGAGAAGTAAATAAAAACAATCCTAAATTATTAAGTAGTGAACTGAATGATTTTTTGTTATTTAATTCCTATTTTATCGACCGATACTTAAAAATAAATAATAACATACAAGCGATTAGAAAACAAAAATCTAGTCGCTTTTTTTGGTCTTATTGACTAACGCTTTAATGCGAATACGTGTAAAAAACCATCAATTTGTGCTATAATATATGTACTGTTTTTACACACATAAGTACATAAATATACAAAAAAATAAATTAATATAGATATTCAGGGGGGAAATGCATGATTACGTCAGAAGAGATTAAAAGACGATTGTGGAATGGGGCAAATGAACTAAGGGGTTCGATGGATGCTAGTAGGTATAAGGACTATATGCTTGGGCTTATGTTCTATAAATTCTTAAGTGATAAAACGCTGGATACATTTAGAATAATTAGTAAAATGAATGGTGTGACTAATGATGAGCTCGTGGATGCGTATACCAATTCTGCGAATGAATTTGGAACTCAGTTTTTTGAAATGATTAAAAGTTCATTAGGATATTATGTTGAACCTGAATACCTTTACCAAACCTGGATTAGAGATATAAATTCAGGTGATTTTGAAGTTCAAAAAGTTACAGATAGTTTGAACAATTTCGAAAGAACAATTGCCATTTCTGATGAAAATAGTGATTTTGTTGGACTATTTGCGAGTTCTTCACTAGATTTAACAGATACTGCACTTGGAAGTAATTTAAATGAAAGAAGTAAAAATATTAAAGCGCTTATCTTACTATTTGCAGATCTTGACATGGTAAAGCTTCAAGATGGGGATATACTTGGCGATGCTTATGAATATTTAATTGGTATGTTTGCTATGGAATCCGGCAAAAAAGCCGGTGAATTCTACACGCCGAGACAGGTAAGTGAAGTTATGGCGCAGATTGTCGCCAAGAGTAATACTATAAGATCCATATATGATCCAACAGTTGGTTCAGGATCCCTACTACTAACAGTTAGGAAACATCTAGGAAAAGATGATCAAAGATTACTCGACTATTATGGACAGGAAAGAAATACTGCTACTTACAACTTAACCAGAATGAACTTACTATTACATGGAGTAAGACCAGAAAGGATGACTATCAAAAATGGCGACTCTTTAGCTGAAGACTGGCCAGAAGATCCTAAGAGACCAAATGAAGGAGTACTTTTTGATGCAGTAGTAATGAATCCTCCTTACTCAGTAAAAAACTGGAATAGATCTGAATTAAAAGTTAGTGATCCAAGATTTGAAATTGCTGGAGTTTTACCTCCAAATTCTAAAGGAGACTTCGCTTTTTTATTACACGGACTTTACCATCTCGGACAGAATGGCACCATGGCCATAGTACTACCTCATGGAGTTCTTTTTAGAGGTGCATCTGAAGGGGAGATCAGGAAGAGATTAATTGAGAAGAACTATATTGATACTATCATTGGACTTCCAAGCAATCTATTCACAAATACTGGAATCCCTGTAGTAGTCGTGATTCTTAAGAAAAATAGAGAACTTGGAGAACCGATATTAGTAATAGATGCATCACATGATTTTACAAAAGTTGGAAAGCAAAATGTATTACAAGAAAAAGACATAGCCAGAATTGTAGATGTCTATAGTGGTAGAATTGAAAAAAGAGGCTATAGTCACTTAGCGACTAGAGAAGAAATAATTGAAAATGAGTACAATCTTAATATTCCTAGATATATTGAATCAATAGATGAAGAGATTCCTCATGATGTAGATGCTCATATGCATGGAGGGATACCGAAGAAAAACATAGATGATTTAAAAGTTTTACAAGCCACTGCTCCTGATGTATTGTCAAATGGACTTAGAGCGATTAGAGATGGTTATGTAGAGCTCGTGAAATCAATCGATGAACTGACAAATGAAGTTCTTAGCGATGAAAAAGTAATTTCTAAATCAATAGATATGGAGAACAGAATAAATGAGTATATTGGCAAATACTGGGATTTATTAAGAGATATAGATGATAAATCTAATCTGTCGAATTATTCTAAAGAAATGCTTGAGGAGATTAAAAATATTCTATCTGATTTTAACTATATTGATGTATATGATGGATATCAAGTTATAGCAGAAGTTTGGGAAGAATCCCTTATAAAAGATACTGAACTAATCGCTGAGGGAGATTTCTATGCGGTTGCAAGACAGAGAGAACCTAATATGGTTACAAGAGGCTCTGGTAAAAACAAAAGAGAAGAACAGGATGGTTGGAATGGCACTTTAGTTCCAAATGATCTAGTAGAAAGATTCCTATTTAAACAAGAAGTTGAAGAGCTTGAGAGTAAGAGAACCGAATATGACGAAATAGAATCTGAATTAGCAGAACTTATCGAAGCTGCAAAAGAAGAAGATACTGACGAGAATATAGCTCTTTATGATGCGCTTAGAAAGAATGATGAAGACGAACCGATGGATTCATTTGAATTTAAAGCACTTAGGGAAGAAATTAAGAATGCTGAAAAAGGAAGCATGGAATATGAACTTTTAACAAAAGTAGATGATCTGTTGAAAAACCGAACAAGTATAAATAGGGAAATCAAGGATGCAGAAACTCAGCTTAAAAATGAAGTTCAAGACAGGATACTTTCTTTAACAAATGAAGAGATAGATATTATAATGTACGAAAAGTGGTTTGGAAATACTGTCTCTGAGATGATTAAACTCGTGGAAGAACCTTTAAAAGCTGAACTAGACATCTTAAAAGAACTTAATGAGAGATACTCAGAGACTCTTGAAGATATAGATGCTGAAATAGCAAAGCTTGAAGCAGAATTCGCAGAGATGGTCAGTCAGTTGGTGGTGACGAAATGAGCGAAGATAAAAAATTAATACCTAAAAGGCGGTTTAAAGAGTTTGAAAACGCTGGCGCTTGGGAACAGCGTAGGTTGGGCGAAGTTGTAGAAATTATTATGGGACAATCACCAAAAGGAGACACGTATTCATATACACCTAATAAATACATATTAGTTCAAGGAAACACTGATTTAAAGAATGGATGGGTCATGCCAAGAATTTGGACTACTCAGCAAACAAAAAAAGCTAGTAAAGGTGACTTAATCATGAGTGTAAGAGCACCAGCAGGAGTTGTAGGAAAAACAGATTATGATGTTGTTATTGGACGAGGTGTGGCTGCAATAAAAGGTAACGAATTCATATTTCAATATTTAACTAAATTAGACCTGGAAGGGTATTGGAATGAGTTGTTTACAGGTTCGACTTTCGAATCGCTAAATACAAATGATATTTATAATGCTAGAATTTCCTTACCCTCTTTAGACGAACAAATAAAAATTGGTCGGTTTTTTAATGAGAAAGACAACGAAATTACCCTTCATCAGCGTAAGTTAGAAAAGTTAAAAGCAGATAAAAAAGCTTATCTTTCTGAAATGTTTCCCGCTGAAGGTGAGCATAAGCCAAAGTTAAGATTTGAAGGATTTAATGACGATTGGGAACAGCGGAGGTTGCAAGAATTGGGTGTAATATTAACAGGAAGTACCCCTTCTACAAATATTGATTTATATTACTCTAATGATGGGATACCATGGGTAACTCCTACAGATATAACAAACAATATAACTTACTCGTCTGAGAGGAAATTGAGTAAAATCGGACAACTCGTCTCTAAAGTGGTCCCTAAAAATACTATATTAGTAACATGTATAGCTAGTATTGGGAAAAATACTATATTGGGGACTGCAGGAGCTTTTAATCAGCAAATTAATGGTTTGATACCAAATAAGGATATTGCATTACCATATTTTTTATACATCAGTAGTTATTTTTGGTCTAAAAATATGAAAAAATCAGCTTCTTCTGGAACAATGCAGATCGTAAATAAAAGAGAGTTTTCTGAAATTAATACAATGGTTCCAAAGATAGATGAACAAATAAAAATTCAATCATTCTTTAAGAACATAGACAACCAAATCACCCTTCATCAGCGTAGGCTAGAAAAGCTAAAAAATATTAAGAAAGCATATCTAAATGAAATGTTTATCTAGAAAGGAGCGTAAGTAATGACGGAAAGACAAAAAGATTCTTCGGAAAAGATCTTTCAAGAACGATTTGTACAAGGGCTAGTTAAGTATAAATGGTCAGCACCGGAACATTTAGACGGAAATCTTAAAAGGGTTACAGTCGATGATTTGATTGAAAATTGGAGACGAGAATTAAATAGACTCAATGCCGATCAACTAGAAGGAGTACCATTAACCGATAATGAGTTTAAACAGGTGATGGCCAAAGTCAGTCAGATTAATAATAGCTTTGAAGCAGCAAAACTACTGGCAATTGAAGAGTCAAAGGGGAAAATAGATGGGATATATAGAGATCCCAATCCCAAAGTTACTAGAGAACAAATAACGCTTACGATCTTTAAAAAAGCGCAAGTAAGTGGAGGAGACTCCAATTATCAAATAGCTAGAGAAGTTGTGACTAAAAATGGAAATAGATTTGATATAGTCCTATTAATCAATGGTCTACCACTAATAAATATAGAACAGAAAAGGACCGACAAGGATTTAATAGAAGCTTTTGGGCAGTTTAAAAGATACTATGCCGATGGTGAATACTCTAATAATTTCATGGCCTTTTCACAAATGATGGTTATCATTTCAGAGATTGCTACAAGGTATTTTGCAACTCCTAAATCACTAGATGAGTTCAATCTAAGTTTTGTCTTTAGATGGGCTGACAAAAACAACAATCCGGTAAATGATTGGAAAAAGGTTATTGAATATTTCCTGATGGTACCAATGGCTCATCAGATGGTGGGGGATTATTTGGTAATAGATGAGGCTTTAAATGAGGAAAACAAAAGACATATGCTTATGAGACCTTATCAGGTATATGCATTACAGGCTGTTGAGGGAGCTGCCTTCGGTTGGGATAATGATGGCGTTCCTCACGGTGGTTTCGTATGGCATACGACTGGTTCAGGCAAGACCATTACCAGTTTTAAAACTGCACTCTTTTTATCGACGAGAGCAGGTTTCGACAAGATCATCTTTCTTGTAGATAGAAGAGAACTCGACAATAAAACTAGTGAAAACTTTAAAGCCTATGCTCATTATGAAGCTGTTACAGTTGATGATACAAAACACACTTATGAATTGGGAAAACATCTAAAATCTCCTAAAAGTGGAATTGTAGTAACTACTACTTTTAAACTAGACTCCCTGATAAAAAATTTACTTGAAGCTTCGGATGATAGTATTCGTGATAAAAAATTTGTCTTTATAATAGATGAAGCTCATCGAACCACTATGGGTCATATGATGGGAGCGATTAAGAGATATTTTAAGAAGAATAGTTTGTTTTTTGGATTTACTGGGACTCCACTTTTTGAAGAAAATAAAAAAACGGGTATGATAAATGAGAAAAGTGAAGTTATAAACACGACTGAAAAACTATTTGGACCTTTACTACATCAGTATACTATTGATGAAGCCATATCAGATGGAAATGTACTCGGGTTTCATGTAGATTATATAAATACTGGCGAATTTAAGGGATATGAAGACCTTAGAGAACAATTGATTGATATAATCGCGATAGAAAAACCACATCTTAGTGATTATGAAATAGAAAGAATGGTAGCATCATGGGATGAACTAGAAGTGGAGAAAGAAGCTGCAAGTCTCCAGATTTTAAGATATGATGATAAAACTCATATTCCAAGAGTTGTAGAGTATATTTTAAAGAACTGGGATAGTCAATCTCAAGGTCGAGAATTTAATGCTATATTGACTGTAGCTTATAAAGATAGGGTTATAAAGTATTATGAGGAATTTAAGAAACAGCTAGCTGAGTCAGATCAAGTACTTAATTTAGCAATGACTTTTAGTTTTGGAAATGAGAACGATCCTGATAATGTAGCCAATGAAGTAGTTGAGAATATGTTTGAAGATTATGAGAAGTTTACTGGAATTAAGTT
The sequence above is a segment of the Peptoniphilaceae bacterium AMB_02 genome. Coding sequences within it:
- a CDS encoding restriction endonuclease subunit S, coding for MSEDKKLIPKRRFKEFENAGAWEQRRLGEVVEIIMGQSPKGDTYSYTPNKYILVQGNTDLKNGWVMPRIWTTQQTKKASKGDLIMSVRAPAGVVGKTDYDVVIGRGVAAIKGNEFIFQYLTKLDLEGYWNELFTGSTFESLNTNDIYNARISLPSLDEQIKIGRFFNEKDNEITLHQRKLEKLKADKKAYLSEMFPAEGEHKPKLRFEGFNDDWEQRRLQELGVILTGSTPSTNIDLYYSNDGIPWVTPTDITNNITYSSERKLSKIGQLVSKVVPKNTILVTCIASIGKNTILGTAGAFNQQINGLIPNKDIALPYFLYISSYFWSKNMKKSASSGTMQIVNKREFSEINTMVPKIDEQIKIQSFFKNIDNQITLHQRRLEKLKNIKKAYLNEMFI
- a CDS encoding type I restriction-modification system subunit M, with product MITSEEIKRRLWNGANELRGSMDASRYKDYMLGLMFYKFLSDKTLDTFRIISKMNGVTNDELVDAYTNSANEFGTQFFEMIKSSLGYYVEPEYLYQTWIRDINSGDFEVQKVTDSLNNFERTIAISDENSDFVGLFASSSLDLTDTALGSNLNERSKNIKALILLFADLDMVKLQDGDILGDAYEYLIGMFAMESGKKAGEFYTPRQVSEVMAQIVAKSNTIRSIYDPTVGSGSLLLTVRKHLGKDDQRLLDYYGQERNTATYNLTRMNLLLHGVRPERMTIKNGDSLAEDWPEDPKRPNEGVLFDAVVMNPPYSVKNWNRSELKVSDPRFEIAGVLPPNSKGDFAFLLHGLYHLGQNGTMAIVLPHGVLFRGASEGEIRKRLIEKNYIDTIIGLPSNLFTNTGIPVVVVILKKNRELGEPILVIDASHDFTKVGKQNVLQEKDIARIVDVYSGRIEKRGYSHLATREEIIENEYNLNIPRYIESIDEEIPHDVDAHMHGGIPKKNIDDLKVLQATAPDVLSNGLRAIRDGYVELVKSIDELTNEVLSDEKVISKSIDMENRINEYIGKYWDLLRDIDDKSNLSNYSKEMLEEIKNILSDFNYIDVYDGYQVIAEVWEESLIKDTELIAEGDFYAVARQREPNMVTRGSGKNKREEQDGWNGTLVPNDLVERFLFKQEVEELESKRTEYDEIESELAELIEAAKEEDTDENIALYDALRKNDEDEPMDSFEFKALREEIKNAEKGSMEYELLTKVDDLLKNRTSINREIKDAETQLKNEVQDRILSLTNEEIDIIMYEKWFGNTVSEMIKLVEEPLKAELDILKELNERYSETLEDIDAEIAKLEAEFAEMVSQLVVTK
- a CDS encoding HsdR family type I site-specific deoxyribonuclease; protein product: MTERQKDSSEKIFQERFVQGLVKYKWSAPEHLDGNLKRVTVDDLIENWRRELNRLNADQLEGVPLTDNEFKQVMAKVSQINNSFEAAKLLAIEESKGKIDGIYRDPNPKVTREQITLTIFKKAQVSGGDSNYQIAREVVTKNGNRFDIVLLINGLPLINIEQKRTDKDLIEAFGQFKRYYADGEYSNNFMAFSQMMVIISEIATRYFATPKSLDEFNLSFVFRWADKNNNPVNDWKKVIEYFLMVPMAHQMVGDYLVIDEALNEENKRHMLMRPYQVYALQAVEGAAFGWDNDGVPHGGFVWHTTGSGKTITSFKTALFLSTRAGFDKIIFLVDRRELDNKTSENFKAYAHYEAVTVDDTKHTYELGKHLKSPKSGIVVTTTFKLDSLIKNLLEASDDSIRDKKFVFIIDEAHRTTMGHMMGAIKRYFKKNSLFFGFTGTPLFEENKKTGMINEKSEVINTTEKLFGPLLHQYTIDEAISDGNVLGFHVDYINTGEFKGYEDLREQLIDIIAIEKPHLSDYEIERMVASWDELEVEKEAASLQILRYDDKTHIPRVVEYILKNWDSQSQGREFNAILTVAYKDRVIKYYEEFKKQLAESDQVLNLAMTFSFGNENDPDNVANEVVENMFEDYEKFTGIKFIPGNNRNGEAAYFEDIVDRATRGGSGRNPKNIDLVIVADQLLTGYDSKRLNTLYVDRDLKLQGLIQAYSRTNRILNKNKEFGTIVNFQFPRITEEKVKKALILYGSGGTSSKAIVDKYETAVYKLRVLIEKLIETLPNPSDWELIKDNEEAKEEFNLAFLNASAQMNLVQQYYEYRWSDADFGIDEHTWMKYIGAFKNLNPKESGDDLIPVIQLKGKTKIVGTQKITAAHIIYLIGEKSKPIDGKQVIDDETRRLVYEQIKELSDMGDYIEAELLKEFVETELLASHIPTGISFDKAFTNWKISRKKQETMEYGMKWGVKPDLIYKSLSEYSTSEPDIIPFHEDITKDINIEKAVDKSAGDHLLHYMKFSNDYPKWLAETAEKYGDN